The Lacipirellula parvula genome window below encodes:
- a CDS encoding PAS domain-containing protein has translation MKTLREAIDCPMPISHRARGLFAMIYFSVGAILAFLAYENAAQRAFRIEAGGRKQQALKAVDASLDFGRVILDSNGRILSWNRGMTELTGRTSQEMVGRPIADIADNDADTREMIIRLISAAEGASFANLELPRANAHPEAKTLVRMQIRTVSGQPGTYRFVAVDPIGQINAVRP, from the coding sequence GTGAAGACGCTTCGTGAGGCGATTGACTGTCCCATGCCGATTTCACATCGCGCTCGGGGACTATTTGCGATGATTTACTTCTCAGTCGGCGCAATACTGGCTTTCCTGGCCTACGAGAACGCGGCTCAGAGAGCATTTAGAATTGAAGCCGGCGGCCGCAAGCAGCAGGCGTTAAAAGCGGTTGACGCTTCTCTCGATTTCGGGCGCGTCATTCTAGACTCCAACGGCCGTATTCTTTCGTGGAATCGCGGCATGACGGAGCTTACAGGAAGGACAAGCCAAGAGATGGTCGGGCGTCCCATCGCAGACATCGCCGACAACGATGCGGACACGAGAGAGATGATAATCCGACTAATCTCCGCAGCTGAAGGGGCGTCGTTTGCCAATCTGGAGTTGCCTCGCGCAAACGCCCACCCGGAAGCGAAGACGCTGGTGCGTATGCAGATTCGCACCGTTAGCGGGCAGCCTGGAACCTACCGCTTCGTTGCGGTCGATCCAATCGGCCAAATCAATGCCGTGAGGCCCTAG
- a CDS encoding glycosyltransferase family 25 protein produces MATTVTIRGEDSSMGQANSSLRETFDRVVCINLDRRPDRWKEFIDQLSAIEWPFADVQRFRAIDGDRVGSPDWVQCGNGAWGCFMSHLRILEEALLDGVTSLLILEDDLCFAPDFRQRAMEFLGRVPSNWDGLLLGGQHLMRPHYVSDGVVRVLNGNRTHAHALQGRYIRAAYQHLCNFAEHLLAPSHHVDHRLGTLHLRGDYNIYAPNPWLVGQAAGSSDITGREESFRKWDNSIRVPSQNEPQLDKNALELAERIPLIVLMGPYRSGCGLAAGVLSQLGGYRGNVDNPYMEDRDLRDLCRSCFTEPALTEHVPSRGRVRLLRNWLSQHRLDAARRNHPFAIVKHPLLSLMGRDLVDVCKDNVQFVSVQRALEESVRSLQAMEWPTFRVGAKEAQERLLAARDTFLDEHKHHVITFDDLRGNPMDAATQLADIAGVIPTEEQLKMACAYVNASRTSAIQLQAG; encoded by the coding sequence ATGGCAACTACAGTCACGATTCGTGGAGAAGATTCTTCAATGGGACAAGCTAACTCATCATTGCGAGAGACGTTTGATCGAGTCGTTTGCATCAACCTCGATCGTCGTCCTGATCGATGGAAGGAATTCATCGATCAGCTCTCTGCCATTGAATGGCCATTCGCCGATGTGCAACGATTTCGTGCCATTGACGGCGATCGCGTCGGCTCTCCTGATTGGGTTCAATGCGGCAATGGTGCGTGGGGATGCTTTATGTCGCATTTGCGTATTTTGGAAGAAGCGTTGCTCGACGGCGTCACCTCTCTGCTGATTCTTGAAGATGACTTGTGTTTCGCCCCTGATTTTCGTCAGCGCGCCATGGAATTTCTGGGCCGTGTTCCGTCCAATTGGGACGGTTTGCTTTTGGGCGGCCAACACTTGATGCGCCCTCACTACGTAAGCGATGGAGTCGTTCGTGTTCTGAACGGCAACCGAACGCACGCTCATGCCTTGCAGGGACGCTATATCCGCGCAGCCTACCAGCATCTCTGTAATTTTGCTGAGCATCTTCTCGCCCCCTCCCATCACGTCGACCATCGTCTCGGGACGTTGCATCTTCGAGGAGATTATAATATCTACGCCCCGAATCCCTGGCTTGTCGGCCAGGCGGCTGGTTCAAGTGACATCACCGGACGAGAAGAGTCATTCCGCAAGTGGGATAACTCGATACGCGTGCCGTCGCAGAACGAGCCGCAGCTCGATAAGAACGCTCTCGAACTTGCCGAGAGAATTCCATTGATTGTGCTAATGGGACCCTACCGCAGCGGGTGCGGCCTCGCAGCAGGAGTTCTAAGTCAACTCGGTGGCTATCGGGGAAACGTGGACAATCCCTACATGGAAGACCGCGACCTGCGGGATCTTTGTCGTAGCTGCTTTACGGAACCTGCACTTACTGAGCACGTCCCCAGCCGAGGTCGCGTTCGATTGCTTCGCAATTGGTTGTCGCAGCATCGGCTCGACGCGGCGCGGCGAAATCATCCGTTTGCGATCGTCAAGCATCCCTTGCTATCGCTAATGGGGCGCGATTTAGTAGACGTTTGCAAGGACAACGTTCAGTTCGTATCCGTGCAACGTGCGCTAGAAGAATCCGTAAGAAGTCTACAAGCAATGGAGTGGCCGACGTTTCGCGTTGGCGCCAAAGAGGCGCAAGAGCGTCTTCTTGCCGCACGCGATACCTTCCTAGACGAACATAAGCATCATGTCATTACGTTTGACGACCTGCGTGGTAATCCCATGGACGCAGCGACACAGTTGGCGGATATAGCAGGAGTAATTCCTACTGAAGAACAGCTTAAGATGGCGTGCGCATACGTTAACGCAAGTAGAACGTCGGCGATTCAGTTGCAGGCAGGATAG
- a CDS encoding sulfotransferase, which yields MESRQIFHERVKPFIFVLGVPSGGTSCVAHLVRLLGVDMGRIPTTKGPHGRSYSTCEDEAFFRRVVNHHCPWHRPLPTSSPQVTALAIQEYVAFRRRQPTSAMTLGCKGWVNWGATDEKFWQIPDVHVINVVRPLEGAMKSFMKYQQAAPDHSAQAMVLAAARLGALWQMKEIAVLNNPTKIFHIDFEELKSNPLAQVERIAKWLPHHPSDTQIGSAVISVHQGK from the coding sequence ATGGAGTCAAGGCAAATCTTTCACGAACGAGTCAAGCCGTTCATTTTCGTGCTTGGAGTTCCGAGCGGCGGTACATCTTGCGTGGCGCACCTAGTGCGCCTACTAGGCGTTGATATGGGGAGAATCCCAACCACGAAAGGGCCGCATGGCCGCTCATACAGCACCTGTGAAGACGAGGCATTCTTCAGGCGAGTCGTAAATCACCACTGCCCATGGCATCGCCCTCTTCCAACTTCATCGCCTCAAGTAACTGCATTGGCGATTCAAGAGTACGTAGCGTTTCGTCGCCGACAACCTACTTCGGCTATGACACTAGGTTGCAAGGGCTGGGTCAATTGGGGGGCGACGGACGAGAAGTTCTGGCAGATTCCCGACGTCCATGTAATTAACGTCGTTCGCCCCCTCGAAGGAGCAATGAAATCGTTCATGAAGTACCAGCAAGCGGCGCCCGATCATTCAGCTCAGGCGATGGTTCTGGCAGCCGCACGATTGGGGGCATTGTGGCAAATGAAGGAGATCGCCGTGCTCAACAATCCGACAAAGATTTTCCATATCGATTTTGAGGAGTTGAAGAGCAACCCGTTGGCACAAGTCGAGAGAATTGCGAAGTGGCTTCCTCATCACCCCAGTGACACGCAAATTGGATCGGCAGTGATTTCCGTGCATCAGGGCAAGTGA